The following proteins come from a genomic window of Crassostrea angulata isolate pt1a10 chromosome 1, ASM2561291v2, whole genome shotgun sequence:
- the LOC128174745 gene encoding probable ATP-dependent DNA helicase RecS, translating into MATDAMKKVSELFNVSNVKKEQEQMLEMLLRRQDCIAVLPTGYGKSLPYQMLVPVRREMKTSDMNCKIIVCSPLMALMRDQCERLNSIPGIRAVYKGGSQDNELIQSGDFDYLFASPEYLVGDKTFRAKIQTFDVSTIVVDEFHTISTWGEEEGKQAFRKWYRTLVN; encoded by the exons ATGGCGACAGATGCAATGAAGAAAGTGAGCGAGTTGTTTAATGTTTCGAATGTAAAGAAAGAGCAAGAACAGATGTTGGAAATGCTTTTGAGAAGACAGGACTGCATCGCAGTGTTACCCACAGGCTACGGTAAATCCTTACCATACCAAATGCTCGTACCAGTTCGACGGGAAATGAAAACGAGTGACATGAACTGTAAAATTATCGTTTGTTCACCATTAATGGCTTTAATGCGTGATCAATGCGAAAGACTGAACAGCATTCCAGGCATAAGAGCTGTATATAAAG GAGGCTCTCAGGATAATGAATTAATACAAAGCGGGGATTTCGACTACCTCTTTGCATCCCCAGAATATCTTGTTGGAGATAAAACGTTCCGGGCCAAGATTCAAACCTTTGATGTGTCCACGATAGTTGTTGATGAGTTCCATACCATTTCAACCTG GGGTGAAGAGGAGGGAAAACAAGCATTCCGCAAATGGTATCGCACATTGGTGAACTGA